The following coding sequences are from one Gossypium hirsutum isolate 1008001.06 chromosome A12, Gossypium_hirsutum_v2.1, whole genome shotgun sequence window:
- the LOC107932205 gene encoding DUF21 domain-containing protein At2g14520 isoform X1 codes for MAVEYKCCGTDFFIHILVIVLLVVFAGLMSGLTLGLMSMSLVDLEVLAVSGTPNDRRHAAKILPVVRKQHLLLCTLLLCNAAAMEALPIFLDSLVTAWGAILISVTLILLFGEIIPQSVCSRYGLAIGATVAPFVQVLVWVCFPIAYPISKLLDLLLGHGHVALFQRAELKTLVNLHGNEAGKGGELTHNETTIIAGALELSAKTAKDAMTPLSEAFAVDINAKLDRDLMNLVLEKGHSRVPVYYEQTTNIIGLILVNNLLTIHPEDEVPVKSVTIRRIPRVQEELPLYDILNEFQKGHSHMAVVVRQCNRTDESPTSNRDERPLPEVRVDMDADKHPKEKVLRRKRSLKWKSFPATGRSFKGGSRSKKWTKGTDSDILHLNDNPLPTLTEEEAIGIITMQDVIEELLQVPLTLFNKFLISISQHLTLICELEQEEIFDETDHHYKDS; via the exons ATGGCGGTGGAGTACAAGTGTTGTGGAACGGATTTCTTTATTCATATATTGGTAATAGTATTGTTGGTGGTGTTCGCGGGTCTGATGTCGGGTCTTACTTTGGGCCTTATGTCCATGAGTCTTGTTGACCTTGAGGTTCTTGCTGTGTCTGGTACTCCCAACGATCGTAGACATGCTG CAAAGATATTGCCTGTTGTCAGAAAACAGCATTTGTTGCTTTGTACACTACTTCTATGCAATGCTGCTGCAATGGAG GCACTTCCCATTTTCCTTGATAGCTTGGTTACTGCTTGGGGTGCTATCCTGATATCGGTGACCTTGATTCTTCTATTTGGTGAG ATAATACCACAATCTGTTTGTTCTAGATATGGTTTGGCAATTGGTGCGACAGTGGCTCCATTTGTTCAAGTTCTTGTTTGGGTCTGTTTTCCTATTGCCTATCCAATAAGTAAG CTGTTAGACTTGCTGCTGGGCCATGGACATGTAGCACTTTTTCAAAGAGCTGAGTTGAAAACCCTAGTAAATTTGCATGGCAACGAG GCTGGAAAAGGTGGAGAATTGACACATAATGAAACGACAATTATAGCTGGAGCACTTGAGCTCAGTGCCAAAACAGCTAAAGATGCCATGACTCCTTTATCTGAAGCGTTTGCAGTTGATATTAATGCCAAACTTGACAG GGACTTGATGAATTTAGTTTTGGAGAAAGGGCATAGCAGAGTGCCAGTTTACTACGAGCAGACTACAAACATTATCGGACTCATTTTG GTAAATAATTTATTGACAATTCACCCTGAAGATGAAGTACCTGTGAAAAGTGTTACCATACGAAGGATTCCAAG GGTTCAAGAAGAATTGCCATTATATGATATATTAAATGAATTTCAGAAAGGTCATAGCCACATGGCCGTCGTTGTAAGACAGTGCAACAGAACAGATGAATCTCCTACTAGTAACCGTGATGAAA GGCCCCTGCCAGAAGTGAGAGTCGACATGGATGCCGACAAACAtccaaaagaaaaagttttaagACGTAAACGTTCACTCAAGTGGAAGAGCTTTCCAGCTACAGGAAGATCTTTTAAAGGTGGTTCTCGGAGCAAAAAATGGACAAAAGGTACTGATTCAGACATCCTCCATCTAAATGACAATCCACTCCCAACGCTCACAGAAGAAGAGGCTATTGGCATAATAACAATGCAAGATGTGATTGAAGAGCTTTTACAGGTACCTCTGACCCTATTTAACAAGTTTCTAATATCAATTTCTCAACACTTGACTCTTATATGTGAGCTTGAGCAGGAGGAGATCTTTGACGAGACGGATCATCATTACAAGGACTCATGA
- the LOC107932205 gene encoding DUF21 domain-containing protein At2g14520 isoform X2, with the protein MAVEYKCCGTDFFIHILVIVLLVVFAGLMSGLTLGLMSMSLVDLEVLAVSGTPNDRRHAAKILPVVRKQHLLLCTLLLCNAAAMEALPIFLDSLVTAWGAILISVTLILLFGEIIPQSVCSRYGLAIGATVAPFVQVLVWVCFPIAYPISKLLDLLLGHGHVALFQRAELKTLVNLHGNEAGKGGELTHNETTIIAGALELSAKTAKDAMTPLSEAFAVDINAKLDRDLMNLVLEKGHSRVPVYYEQTTNIIGLILVNNLLTIHPEDEVPVKSVTIRRIPRVQEELPLYDILNEFQKGHSHMAVVVRQCNRTDESPTSNRDERPLPEVRVDMDADKHPKEKVLRRKRSLKWKSFPATGRSFKGGSRSKKWTKGTDSDILHLNDNPLPTLTEEEAIGIITMQDVIEELLQEEIFDETDHHYKDS; encoded by the exons ATGGCGGTGGAGTACAAGTGTTGTGGAACGGATTTCTTTATTCATATATTGGTAATAGTATTGTTGGTGGTGTTCGCGGGTCTGATGTCGGGTCTTACTTTGGGCCTTATGTCCATGAGTCTTGTTGACCTTGAGGTTCTTGCTGTGTCTGGTACTCCCAACGATCGTAGACATGCTG CAAAGATATTGCCTGTTGTCAGAAAACAGCATTTGTTGCTTTGTACACTACTTCTATGCAATGCTGCTGCAATGGAG GCACTTCCCATTTTCCTTGATAGCTTGGTTACTGCTTGGGGTGCTATCCTGATATCGGTGACCTTGATTCTTCTATTTGGTGAG ATAATACCACAATCTGTTTGTTCTAGATATGGTTTGGCAATTGGTGCGACAGTGGCTCCATTTGTTCAAGTTCTTGTTTGGGTCTGTTTTCCTATTGCCTATCCAATAAGTAAG CTGTTAGACTTGCTGCTGGGCCATGGACATGTAGCACTTTTTCAAAGAGCTGAGTTGAAAACCCTAGTAAATTTGCATGGCAACGAG GCTGGAAAAGGTGGAGAATTGACACATAATGAAACGACAATTATAGCTGGAGCACTTGAGCTCAGTGCCAAAACAGCTAAAGATGCCATGACTCCTTTATCTGAAGCGTTTGCAGTTGATATTAATGCCAAACTTGACAG GGACTTGATGAATTTAGTTTTGGAGAAAGGGCATAGCAGAGTGCCAGTTTACTACGAGCAGACTACAAACATTATCGGACTCATTTTG GTAAATAATTTATTGACAATTCACCCTGAAGATGAAGTACCTGTGAAAAGTGTTACCATACGAAGGATTCCAAG GGTTCAAGAAGAATTGCCATTATATGATATATTAAATGAATTTCAGAAAGGTCATAGCCACATGGCCGTCGTTGTAAGACAGTGCAACAGAACAGATGAATCTCCTACTAGTAACCGTGATGAAA GGCCCCTGCCAGAAGTGAGAGTCGACATGGATGCCGACAAACAtccaaaagaaaaagttttaagACGTAAACGTTCACTCAAGTGGAAGAGCTTTCCAGCTACAGGAAGATCTTTTAAAGGTGGTTCTCGGAGCAAAAAATGGACAAAAGGTACTGATTCAGACATCCTCCATCTAAATGACAATCCACTCCCAACGCTCACAGAAGAAGAGGCTATTGGCATAATAACAATGCAAGATGTGATTGAAGAGCTTTTACAG GAGGAGATCTTTGACGAGACGGATCATCATTACAAGGACTCATGA
- the LOC107932216 gene encoding proline iminopeptidase, with the protein MRLGFKFASKSNTFFTHSSLPPAFPSSLPYFPSLSKNFTFSGKKKLSLWVQRVGFKTETQLSDKMESGNPTEQLIRNLYPPIEPYSTGFLKVSDVHTIYWEQSGNPDGHPVVFLHGGPGGGTSPSNRRFFDPEFYRIILFDQRGAGKSTPHACLENNTTWDLIDDIEKLREHLKIPEWQVFGGSWGSTLALAYSESHPDKVTGLVLRGIFLLRKKEIDWFYEGGAAVIYPDAWEPFRDLIPEKERESFVTAYHRRLNSEDLEIQYAAARAWTKWEMMTAHLLPNDENIKRGDDDYFSLAFARIENHYFVNKGFFPSDSFLLDNVDKIRHINTTIVQGRYDVCCPMMSAWDLHKAFPEADFKVVPNAGHSANEPGIAAELVAANEKLKSLAKKNKP; encoded by the exons ATGAGATTAGGGTTTAAATTTGCCTCAAAATCAAACACTTTCTTCACTCATTCCTCGCTACCACCCGCATTTCCTTCTTCCCTTCCCTACTTCCCTtcactttccaaaaatttcactTTCTCAG GGAAAAAGAAGTTATCTTTGTGGGTGCAAAGGGTCGGATTTAAGACTGAGACTCAGTTAAGTGATAAAATGGAGTCAGGGAACCCAACTGAACAACTTATCAGGAATCTTTATCCACCTATTGAGCCTTATAGCACAGGTTTTCTCAAGGTTTCTGATGTCCACACAATCTACTGGGAGCAGTCAGGAAACCCTGATGGCCAT CCAGTCGTGTTTCTTCATGGGGGACCTGGAGGAGGAACATCACCAAGTAACCGAAGGTTCTTTGATCCTGAATTTTATAGGATCATTTTATTTGATCAG CGTGGTGCTGGAAAGAGTACACCCCATGCTTGCTTGGAAAATAACACCACTTGGGATCTTATTGATGACATTGAAAAGCTAAGAGAACACTTGAAAATTCCAGAATGGCAG GTCTTTGGTGGCTCTTGGGGAAGTACACTTGCTCTTGCTTACAGTGAATCACATCCTGACAAG GTTACTGGCTTGGTCCTAAGAGGGATATTCCTTTTGCGGAAGAAAGAGATCGATTGGTTTTATGAAGGTGGTGCTGCTGTTATTTATCCTGATG CTTGGGAACCGTTTAGAGATCTTATTCCAGAAAAGGAGAGGGAGAGTTTTGTTACTGCTTATCACAGGAGACTGAATTCTGAGGATTTGGAAATACAA TATGCAGCTGCTAGGGCATGGACCAAATGGGAAATGATGACTGCCCatcttctaccaaatgatgaaaaCATCAAGAGAGGGGATGATGATTATTTTTCACTG GCTTTTGCAAGGATTGAGAACCACTACTTTGTGAATAAAGGGTTCTTTCCTTCTGATTCGTTCTTGTTAGACAATGTTGACAAAATAAGGCATATTAACACTACGATTGTACAG GGAAGATATGATGTTTGCTGTCCCATGATGTCTGCTTGGGATCTCCACAAAGCATTTCCAGAGGCGGATTTTAAG GTTGTTCCAAATGCGGGGCATTCAGCCAACGAACCAGGAATAGCTGCTGAACTTGTGGCTGCAAACGAGAAGCTGAAAAGCCTTGCCAAGAAGAACAAACCTTGA
- the LOC107932205 gene encoding DUF21 domain-containing protein At2g14520 isoform X3 codes for MAVEYKCCGTDFFIHILVIVLLVVFAGLMSGLTLGLMSMSLVDLEVLAVSGTPNDRRHAAKILPVVRKQHLLLCTLLLCNAAAMEIIPQSVCSRYGLAIGATVAPFVQVLVWVCFPIAYPISKLLDLLLGHGHVALFQRAELKTLVNLHGNEAGKGGELTHNETTIIAGALELSAKTAKDAMTPLSEAFAVDINAKLDRDLMNLVLEKGHSRVPVYYEQTTNIIGLILVNNLLTIHPEDEVPVKSVTIRRIPRVQEELPLYDILNEFQKGHSHMAVVVRQCNRTDESPTSNRDERPLPEVRVDMDADKHPKEKVLRRKRSLKWKSFPATGRSFKGGSRSKKWTKGTDSDILHLNDNPLPTLTEEEAIGIITMQDVIEELLQVPLTLFNKFLISISQHLTLICELEQEEIFDETDHHYKDS; via the exons ATGGCGGTGGAGTACAAGTGTTGTGGAACGGATTTCTTTATTCATATATTGGTAATAGTATTGTTGGTGGTGTTCGCGGGTCTGATGTCGGGTCTTACTTTGGGCCTTATGTCCATGAGTCTTGTTGACCTTGAGGTTCTTGCTGTGTCTGGTACTCCCAACGATCGTAGACATGCTG CAAAGATATTGCCTGTTGTCAGAAAACAGCATTTGTTGCTTTGTACACTACTTCTATGCAATGCTGCTGCAATGGAG ATAATACCACAATCTGTTTGTTCTAGATATGGTTTGGCAATTGGTGCGACAGTGGCTCCATTTGTTCAAGTTCTTGTTTGGGTCTGTTTTCCTATTGCCTATCCAATAAGTAAG CTGTTAGACTTGCTGCTGGGCCATGGACATGTAGCACTTTTTCAAAGAGCTGAGTTGAAAACCCTAGTAAATTTGCATGGCAACGAG GCTGGAAAAGGTGGAGAATTGACACATAATGAAACGACAATTATAGCTGGAGCACTTGAGCTCAGTGCCAAAACAGCTAAAGATGCCATGACTCCTTTATCTGAAGCGTTTGCAGTTGATATTAATGCCAAACTTGACAG GGACTTGATGAATTTAGTTTTGGAGAAAGGGCATAGCAGAGTGCCAGTTTACTACGAGCAGACTACAAACATTATCGGACTCATTTTG GTAAATAATTTATTGACAATTCACCCTGAAGATGAAGTACCTGTGAAAAGTGTTACCATACGAAGGATTCCAAG GGTTCAAGAAGAATTGCCATTATATGATATATTAAATGAATTTCAGAAAGGTCATAGCCACATGGCCGTCGTTGTAAGACAGTGCAACAGAACAGATGAATCTCCTACTAGTAACCGTGATGAAA GGCCCCTGCCAGAAGTGAGAGTCGACATGGATGCCGACAAACAtccaaaagaaaaagttttaagACGTAAACGTTCACTCAAGTGGAAGAGCTTTCCAGCTACAGGAAGATCTTTTAAAGGTGGTTCTCGGAGCAAAAAATGGACAAAAGGTACTGATTCAGACATCCTCCATCTAAATGACAATCCACTCCCAACGCTCACAGAAGAAGAGGCTATTGGCATAATAACAATGCAAGATGTGATTGAAGAGCTTTTACAGGTACCTCTGACCCTATTTAACAAGTTTCTAATATCAATTTCTCAACACTTGACTCTTATATGTGAGCTTGAGCAGGAGGAGATCTTTGACGAGACGGATCATCATTACAAGGACTCATGA